The genomic stretch AGCCCGTACGCGGCGAGCAGCGCCGACACCGGCGACAGGCGCGCCGCCAGTCCCACGGCCGTCAGCAGGAACAGGTCCGGGGTGGGCACCCCCACCGCGTCCGACAGGCGCGCCAGTAGCCCCTGCGCGAGCAGCAGCAGCAGCAGGTACACCACCAGCCGCGCCCAGCGCACCGACCCGCGCCCCGTCACCGGACGGATCACAGGCCCTCCAGGATCGTCACGTCTTCCACCACGCCCACGTCCACGGCAGGCTTCACGATCACCGTGCGGCTGATGTCATTCGGTCCCATCGGCAGCACCTCCTCTACGCGCCCTACCGGGATCCCCACCGGGAACACGCCCCCCTGACTGTTCGTCACGAGCACGTCCCCCACCTTGATCGGCACGCCCCGCGAGAACTCCGCCCGCAACCGGTCCGGCGGCGTGCCATGCGCCACGCCACGCCCACCCCGGTTGCCCTGGAGCGTCACACCCACGGCACTCTCCGGGTCCACGAGCGCCAGCACCGTGGACTGCCCCGGCGCGACACTCACCACCTGACCCACCAGCCCCGCCGGGACCGTCACGGGCATGTGCACCCGCACGCCGTCCCGCGCGCCACGGTTCAGGTCCAGCCGCGCCTGAAGCGGACTGGGGTCCACGCCGATTACCTGCGCGATCGCCAGCGCGTTCGGCGCCTGCGTGGTCGTGATGACCAGCACCTGCTTCAGTCGCCCCACCTCACGCGACAGCAACTCGTTGCGCTGCTTCAGGAGGTCGTTCTCCTTCTGCAGCGCCTTCACCTGCGCCGACTGGTCCCGGTCCTGCATGAGCGTCACGTACGCGCGGCGCACGTTGTCCGCCGCCGTGACCGACAGGCGCGTCACGGGCGCCACGCCCGCCCGCAGCGCCGCCGGGGCCGCCACCTGAAACCGCGTCAGGACCATACTGAGAAACAACAGGCCCGCGAACACCGCCAGGATCAACCGCCAGCCCTTCACTCGGCCCCGGCCCCCAGCGTGCCCCACACGGGCACCCCCGCCCCGCGCAGCAGGCGCGTCACGACACTCAGCGGGAAGCCCACCACGTTCGAGTACTCACCCTCCAGCCGCTCCACGAGCGCCATCCCCAGCCCCTGGATGCCGTACCCGCCCGCCTTGTCCAGCCCCTCGCCGGACGCGGCGTAGTACGCGATCTCTTGGGGCAGCAGGGTGCGGAAGGTGACCGCTGTGCGCGCCACCTCCACCACCTCTGCGTCACCCGACAGCACCGCGACGCCCGTATACACCTCGTGCGTGCGGCCCGACAGGCGGCGCAGGAACACCTCGTTCTCCTGCGCGGACTCCGGCTTGCCCAGCAACTCCGCGCCCGCCGCGACCACGGTATCTGCCGCGATCACCACAGCGCCTTCCGCCATGCGCGCCACCGCGCGGCCCTTCAGCAGCGCCAGTTCCGCCGCCAGCCGCGCCGGGTCCGCCTCACGGCTGTCCTCCGGCTCACCACTGACCTGCACGGTGAACGGCACGCCCAGCCCGGTCAGCAGTTCCCGCCGACGCGGACTGCCCGACGCGAGCACCACCGGCACGCCCGGCGTGCCAGTTTCAACGGGGGTCACTCAGTACCCCTCGCCCATCCGCTCGCCCGCCACCAGCGCCACGCCGCCTGACGTACCCAGGCGCGTCGCCCCGGCCTCGATCATGGCCCGCGCGTCATCCGGCGTGCGCACGCCACCCGCCGCCTTGATCTGCACGCGCTCCTGCGCGCCCAGACCCGCGATCACCTCCGCCATCAGACGCACGTCGTCCAGCGTCGCGCCGCCCGTGCCGAAGCCCGTGCTCGTCTTCACGAAGTCCGCCCCGGCCCGCACCACCGCCGCCGTCGCCTCCCGCTTCTGCTCATCACTCAGGAAACACGTCTCGATGATCACCTTCAGCGCGGCGTCCGGAATCGCACGGCGCACCGCGCGCACATCCGCCTCCACCGCGTCCCAGTCATTCGCCAGCGCCGCGCCGATGTGAATCACCATATCCACCTCGTCCGCACCCGCCTCCACACTCAGACGCGCCTCCACGGCCTTCTGCTCGCTACTGACCGCACCCAGCGGGAACCCACACACGGTCGCCACCTTCACGTCCGAACCCGCCAGCTCCGCTTTCGCCAGCCCAATGAACACCGGGTTCAGGCACACCGCAAAGAACGAGTTTTCACGCGCCTCGGCGCACAATTTCACGATGTCCGCGCGGGTGGCGGTGGGCTTCAGGAGGGTATGGTCAATGAACGAAGACAGCTTCACGCCCCCCAGAATACCCCCCCCAGCCTAAGAAAGATTGACCCGAAAGGAGGAGAGGAAACAGACGTGAGGCGGTCCTGCTCAGCGGTCTTTCCCGCAGAGTGACGGGGCCGTACCGGGGCGGTGCTTGGGTGAACCGCGTGGTGAGGCGGGGGCGCTGTGGGGTCTTCTCCGCTTATACTTGAACTCAGTTCAATTTCTGAGTTCTCTCTCTGGAGGTTTCACCCATGACCCAAGCTGCCACCCTGCCCGCTTTCGCCGCCCAGGCCGTGAAGAAGGCCCTGCACGACATTCCCATGAACGCCACGGTCGGCGTGCAGATCACGGACGTGGGGGTGGGCTGGGCGACCGGGGAAGCGCCGGATACCGCGCCGTTCCGCAACCACCTTGGCACCATTCATGCGGGCGTGCAGTTCCTGCTGGCCGAGGCCGTGAGTGGCGCGGCGTTCGCGGGGGCGTTCGCGGCGCAGCTGGTGGGTGCGGTGCCGCTGATCGAGAAGCTGGAAACGCACTACGTGAACCGCGCCGTGGGTGACCTGACCGCGCGGGCCGAGGCGGCGGACGCGGCGCAGGTCGCGGCGGCCCACGCAGAGTTCGCGCAGGACGGCCGCGCGCGACTGGTGATCAACGTGACCGTGCAGGACGGCGAGGGCAAGGACGTGATGCGCGCCGTGGCTCACTGGTACCTCCGCGCCCGCCCGCAGGCGAAGTAACGGCGTGGCGGCGGTGCTCCTGACGGGGATGTCCGGTGCGGGCAAGAGCGCCACGCTGCTGGAACTTGCCCGGCGGGGCATCCGCGTGATGGACACGGACGCCGACGAGTGGAACGAGTGGGTGCAGGCGCCGGACGGCCCGGACTGGGTGTGGCGGCTGGATCGCCTGCATGCGCTGCTGGACGAGGTGGGGCCCGAGCCGCTGGTGCTGGCGGGCTGCCGGAGTAACCAGGGGGCGCTGTACCCGTGCCTCCGTGCGGCGGTGCTGCTGACGGCACCGCTGCCGGTCCTGTTGATGCGGGTGCAGAACCGTGAGAACCCGTACGGCAGCACGGCGGAGGACCGGGCGCGGATCGCGGAGCACGTGGCGTGGGTCGAGCCGCTGCTGCGCCGGTCCGCGACCCTGGTGCTGGATACGGCGCAGCTGTCGGTGGCGCAGGTTGCCGATCAGGTCGAGGCGCTCCTGAATGGGGCCGGTGCCGGGGCACCGCTGGGCTGACGTTGCCGCGGGACCGGTCCGGTGCTCTACCCTGCACGCATGACTGTGTTGCTGCTGGATCACGTGGCGATCGCGACTCCTGATCTGGAGGCGGGTTCGGCGCCGTACGTGGCGCTGGGCCTG from Deinococcus soli (ex Cha et al. 2016) encodes the following:
- a CDS encoding AAA family ATPase, with protein sequence MAAVLLTGMSGAGKSATLLELARRGIRVMDTDADEWNEWVQAPDGPDWVWRLDRLHALLDEVGPEPLVLAGCRSNQGALYPCLRAAVLLTAPLPVLLMRVQNRENPYGSTAEDRARIAEHVAWVEPLLRRSATLVLDTAQLSVAQVADQVEALLNGAGAGAPLG
- the deoC gene encoding deoxyribose-phosphate aldolase; the encoded protein is MKLSSFIDHTLLKPTATRADIVKLCAEARENSFFAVCLNPVFIGLAKAELAGSDVKVATVCGFPLGAVSSEQKAVEARLSVEAGADEVDMVIHIGAALANDWDAVEADVRAVRRAIPDAALKVIIETCFLSDEQKREATAAVVRAGADFVKTSTGFGTGGATLDDVRLMAEVIAGLGAQERVQIKAAGGVRTPDDARAMIEAGATRLGTSGGVALVAGERMGEGY
- a CDS encoding Maf family nucleotide pyrophosphatase; amino-acid sequence: MVLASGSPRRRELLTGLGVPFTVQVSGEPEDSREADPARLAAELALLKGRAVARMAEGAVVIAADTVVAAGAELLGKPESAQENEVFLRRLSGRTHEVYTGVAVLSGDAEVVEVARTAVTFRTLLPQEIAYYAASGEGLDKAGGYGIQGLGMALVERLEGEYSNVVGFPLSVVTRLLRGAGVPVWGTLGAGAE
- a CDS encoding PaaI family thioesterase, whose amino-acid sequence is MTQAATLPAFAAQAVKKALHDIPMNATVGVQITDVGVGWATGEAPDTAPFRNHLGTIHAGVQFLLAEAVSGAAFAGAFAAQLVGAVPLIEKLETHYVNRAVGDLTARAEAADAAQVAAAHAEFAQDGRARLVINVTVQDGEGKDVMRAVAHWYLRARPQAK
- the mreC gene encoding rod shape-determining protein MreC, with product MKGWRLILAVFAGLLFLSMVLTRFQVAAPAALRAGVAPVTRLSVTAADNVRRAYVTLMQDRDQSAQVKALQKENDLLKQRNELLSREVGRLKQVLVITTTQAPNALAIAQVIGVDPSPLQARLDLNRGARDGVRVHMPVTVPAGLVGQVVSVAPGQSTVLALVDPESAVGVTLQGNRGGRGVAHGTPPDRLRAEFSRGVPIKVGDVLVTNSQGGVFPVGIPVGRVEEVLPMGPNDISRTVIVKPAVDVGVVEDVTILEGL